In one Bradyrhizobium cosmicum genomic region, the following are encoded:
- a CDS encoding alpha/beta hydrolase family protein produces MILPRKLLLLVAGLVVAGMPAGAAEFYTEDLRIPMAEAGPQGLEAFLVRPVGAKRYPLALLSHGSPRSFDDRAAMSAHKYYGIALEYARRGFAALIVMRRGYGTSPGGRVDSVGGCAHAAYLPAAAVAVADLRAAIDAMGRRSDVTTTGMIAAGHSAGGLATVALTAQAPPGLVAAINFAGGRGSRDDDDVCNPDGLVQAFATFGKTSRVPTLWVYASNDSFFGPDLARRLYDGFRGSGGHAKFIAAPPYGDDGHYLYSVVGRPQWTPYLDAFLRESELSHDILSLPDSLPPPGQLNAAARAEFSRYLASTMPHKAFAVSPNGGYGWRSGRTTAEDAQRDSLNACMKWSPTCTLYAVDDRLAGAAQRTSTDQSARAR; encoded by the coding sequence ATGATCCTCCCGCGAAAACTGCTTCTGCTGGTCGCCGGCCTCGTCGTGGCGGGCATGCCGGCGGGCGCCGCGGAGTTCTACACCGAAGACCTTCGCATTCCGATGGCGGAGGCCGGGCCGCAGGGGCTGGAGGCGTTCCTGGTCCGCCCCGTAGGCGCGAAGCGCTATCCGCTGGCGCTGCTCAGCCACGGCTCGCCGCGCAGCTTCGACGACCGCGCGGCCATGTCGGCACACAAATATTACGGCATCGCGCTCGAATATGCCCGGCGCGGCTTTGCCGCGCTGATCGTGATGCGTCGCGGCTACGGCACCTCGCCGGGCGGGCGCGTCGACAGCGTCGGCGGCTGTGCCCATGCGGCTTATTTGCCTGCAGCCGCCGTTGCGGTCGCGGATTTGCGCGCCGCGATCGATGCGATGGGGCGCAGGTCGGACGTGACGACGACGGGCATGATCGCGGCCGGCCATTCCGCCGGAGGGCTCGCCACCGTCGCGCTGACGGCGCAGGCGCCGCCCGGCCTCGTTGCGGCGATCAACTTTGCCGGCGGCCGCGGCTCGCGGGACGATGACGATGTCTGCAATCCGGACGGACTGGTGCAAGCCTTCGCCACGTTCGGAAAAACATCGCGCGTGCCGACGCTGTGGGTCTATGCGAGCAACGATTCGTTCTTCGGACCCGATCTCGCACGCCGTCTCTATGACGGGTTTCGCGGCAGCGGCGGTCACGCAAAATTCATTGCGGCGCCGCCTTACGGCGACGACGGCCATTATCTCTATTCGGTGGTGGGGCGGCCGCAATGGACCCCGTATCTCGACGCCTTCCTGCGCGAGAGCGAACTCAGCCATGACATCCTGAGTCTGCCCGATTCGCTGCCGCCGCCGGGCCAGCTCAATGCGGCCGCGCGCGCCGAATTCTCGCGCTATCTCGCCAGCACGATGCCGCACAAGGCTTTCGCCGTGTCGCCCAATGGCGGCTACGGCTGGCGTTCGGGCCGAACCACGGCCGAGGACGCGCAACGGGATTCGCTGAACGCCTGCATGAAATGGTCGCCCACCTGCACGCTCTACGCGGTCGACGACCGACTCGCAGGGGCTGCGCAGAGGACGTCGACGGACCAGAGCGCTCGCGCGCGATAG
- a CDS encoding GntR family transcriptional regulator, with translation MAEVDRSVSQTVKAQLALRDQILSGTLRPGERISELQAVETTGASRTPVRMALVRLEEEGLLEAIPSGGFMVKAFSERDISDSIELRGTLEGLAARFAAERGVSARELEPLKECLAAIDELLRQVPISVDAFSSYVTLNARFHALLTELSRSPPLIRQIDRASALPFASPSGFVMAQSALPEAQQILIIGQEHHRVVIDAIENREGARAEAVMREHARLAVRNLRLALRNRTHLDLLPALALIRTATD, from the coding sequence ATGGCCGAGGTCGACCGCTCCGTGTCGCAGACCGTGAAGGCGCAGCTCGCGCTACGCGACCAGATCCTGTCCGGCACGCTGCGTCCCGGCGAACGCATCTCCGAGCTGCAGGCGGTGGAGACCACCGGCGCCTCGCGCACGCCGGTGCGCATGGCGCTGGTGCGGCTGGAGGAGGAAGGGCTGCTGGAGGCGATCCCCTCCGGCGGCTTCATGGTGAAGGCGTTTTCGGAGCGCGACATCTCCGATTCCATCGAGCTGCGCGGCACGCTGGAAGGCCTCGCCGCGCGCTTCGCCGCCGAGCGCGGCGTCTCCGCGCGCGAGCTCGAGCCGCTGAAGGAATGTCTTGCGGCGATCGATGAGCTGCTGCGGCAGGTGCCGATCTCGGTCGATGCCTTCTCCTCCTATGTCACGCTGAACGCGCGCTTTCACGCGCTGCTCACCGAATTGTCGCGCAGCCCGCCCTTGATCCGCCAGATCGACCGCGCCTCGGCGCTGCCGTTTGCATCCCCAAGCGGCTTCGTGATGGCGCAGTCGGCGCTGCCCGAGGCACAGCAGATCCTGATCATCGGGCAGGAGCACCACCGCGTCGTGATCGACGCGATCGAGAACCGCGAAGGCGCGCGCGCCGAGGCCGTGATGCGTGAGCACGCCCGGCTCGCCGTCCGCAATTTGCGGCTGGCGTTGCGCAACCGTACCCATCTCGACCTCCTGCCGGCGCTTGCGCTGATCAGGACCGCAACCGACTAG
- the pgm gene encoding phosphoglucomutase (alpha-D-glucose-1,6-bisphosphate-dependent), whose product MLLRNLCRQDEDISVADVHPEAGKLVSPDALTNVPRLVTAYFAGKPDVADPAQRVAFGTSGHRGTSFKNTFNEGHILATTQAICDYRKEKGLTGPLFIGIDTHALAEPALVSAVEVFAANGVDIMIDKDGGYTPTPVISHAILTYNKGRTSGLADGVVVTPSHNPPEDGGYKYNPPHGGPADTDVTGVVEKRANAYLADGLRGVARMDYAKAKKSGNVHAYDFTTPYVADLGNVVDLDLVKSAGINIGIDPLGGAAVHYWHPIIERYGLKATVVNEAIDPTFRFMTVDWDGKIRMDCSSPYAMASLIAMRDRFDVAFANDTDADRHGIVTRTGGLMNPNHYLATAISYLFAHRPNWGKDAAIGKTVVSSSIIDRVAKKLGRKLVETPVGFKWFVDGLVSGGFGFGGEESAGASFLRRDGTVWTTDKDGIILGLLAAEIMAKTGRDPSQLFGDLTAELGVPHYARIDVAATTPQKNILKSVTPEQLGLKDLAGDPVRATLSKAPGNGQPFGGIKVETDFGWFAARPSGTEDVYKIYAESFRSTEHLRRIQDEAQAGLKKVFGA is encoded by the coding sequence ATGCTGCTGCGCAATCTCTGTAGGCAGGACGAGGATATTTCAGTGGCTGATGTTCATCCCGAAGCGGGCAAGCTGGTCTCGCCGGACGCGCTCACCAACGTTCCGCGGCTGGTGACCGCCTATTTCGCCGGCAAGCCTGACGTCGCGGATCCCGCGCAGCGGGTCGCGTTCGGCACCTCCGGCCATCGCGGCACCTCGTTCAAGAACACGTTCAACGAAGGCCACATCCTCGCCACCACGCAGGCGATTTGCGACTACCGAAAGGAAAAGGGGCTGACCGGTCCGTTGTTCATCGGCATCGACACCCATGCGCTGGCCGAGCCGGCGCTGGTCAGCGCGGTCGAGGTGTTCGCGGCCAACGGCGTCGACATCATGATCGACAAGGACGGCGGCTACACGCCGACGCCCGTCATCTCGCACGCGATCCTCACCTACAACAAGGGCCGCACGTCTGGTCTGGCCGACGGCGTCGTCGTCACGCCCTCGCACAATCCTCCGGAGGATGGCGGCTACAAATACAATCCGCCGCATGGCGGGCCGGCCGACACCGACGTCACCGGCGTCGTCGAGAAGCGCGCCAACGCCTATCTCGCCGACGGCCTCAGGGGCGTCGCGCGGATGGACTACGCGAAGGCGAAGAAGTCCGGGAACGTGCACGCCTACGACTTCACTACGCCTTACGTTGCCGATCTCGGCAACGTCGTCGATCTCGATCTCGTCAAATCCGCCGGTATCAATATCGGGATCGATCCGCTCGGCGGCGCCGCCGTGCACTACTGGCACCCGATCATCGAGCGCTACGGCCTGAAGGCCACCGTCGTCAACGAGGCGATCGATCCGACCTTCCGCTTCATGACGGTGGACTGGGACGGCAAGATCCGGATGGACTGCTCCTCGCCTTATGCGATGGCGAGCCTGATCGCGATGCGCGACCGCTTCGATGTCGCCTTCGCCAACGACACCGACGCCGACCGCCACGGCATCGTGACGCGCACCGGCGGCTTGATGAACCCCAACCATTATCTTGCGACGGCGATCTCCTATCTGTTCGCGCACCGCCCGAACTGGGGCAAGGATGCCGCGATCGGCAAGACCGTGGTGTCGAGCTCCATCATCGACCGTGTTGCCAAAAAACTCGGCCGCAAGCTGGTCGAGACGCCGGTCGGCTTCAAATGGTTCGTCGACGGCCTCGTCAGCGGCGGCTTCGGCTTCGGCGGCGAGGAGAGTGCAGGGGCCTCGTTCCTGCGCCGCGACGGCACGGTGTGGACCACCGACAAGGACGGCATCATCCTCGGCCTGCTCGCCGCCGAGATCATGGCCAAGACCGGCCGCGATCCGAGCCAGCTGTTTGGCGACCTCACTGCCGAGCTCGGGGTGCCCCATTACGCGCGCATCGACGTCGCCGCCACCACGCCGCAAAAGAACATCCTGAAGTCCGTCACGCCCGAGCAGCTCGGCCTGAAGGATCTCGCCGGCGATCCGGTCCGCGCCACGCTGAGCAAGGCGCCCGGCAACGGCCAGCCCTTCGGCGGCATCAAGGTCGAGACCGATTTCGGCTGGTTCGCCGCGCGGCCGTCCGGCACGGAGGACGTCTACAAGATCTACGCCGAGAGCTTTCGCAGCACCGAGCACCTGAGACGGATTCAGGACGAGGCCCAGGCAGGGCTGAAGAAGGTGTTCGGGGCCTAA
- a CDS encoding aldose 1-epimerase family protein — translation MTDDTHTIRSAGLTATIKAHGAELCSLKDGSGTEFIWQAGPAWPRHAPLLFPIVGRLANDEMRHLGKTYRMTQHGFARDSRFAWVERGENRCTLALEDSETTRALYPFAFRLTASYAIDDQGLDLSLSVINTGGETLPVSLGGHPAFNWPLQAGVPKESYALTFTTEEPSPVRRVEGGLLLAATDPSPVQGTVLPLSESLFINDAVILDPVNSHAVRYAAGTGAGPWLKMSWRGFRELGVWSKPTGAPFLCIEPWRGYASPKDFDGEFSDKPGLMHIATGAKEELSYRIEVGSS, via the coding sequence ATGACAGACGACACGCACACGATCCGCAGCGCCGGCCTCACCGCGACGATCAAGGCGCACGGCGCCGAGCTATGCTCGTTGAAGGATGGCAGCGGCACCGAGTTCATCTGGCAAGCTGGCCCCGCCTGGCCGCGCCACGCACCGTTGCTGTTTCCGATTGTCGGGCGCCTCGCCAATGACGAGATGCGGCACCTCGGCAAGACCTACCGGATGACCCAGCACGGCTTTGCGCGTGACAGCCGCTTTGCGTGGGTGGAGCGCGGCGAGAACCGTTGCACGCTGGCGCTCGAGGACAGCGAGACGACACGCGCGCTCTATCCGTTCGCGTTCCGCCTGACGGCCAGCTATGCGATCGACGATCAAGGTCTCGATCTCTCACTCTCGGTCATCAACACCGGCGGTGAGACATTGCCGGTGTCGCTCGGTGGTCATCCCGCTTTCAACTGGCCGCTTCAGGCTGGCGTGCCGAAGGAGAGCTACGCGTTGACGTTCACGACCGAGGAGCCGTCTCCGGTCCGCCGGGTGGAGGGCGGCCTCCTGCTCGCGGCAACGGATCCGAGCCCTGTCCAAGGCACGGTGCTTCCCCTGTCGGAATCCCTGTTCATCAACGATGCGGTGATCCTTGATCCCGTCAACAGCCATGCGGTCCGCTATGCGGCGGGGACGGGCGCTGGTCCATGGCTGAAGATGTCATGGCGCGGCTTTCGCGAACTCGGCGTCTGGTCGAAACCGACAGGCGCGCCGTTCCTCTGCATCGAGCCGTGGCGCGGCTATGCCAGCCCCAAGGACTTCGACGGTGAGTTCAGCGACAAGCCGGGCCTGATGCATATCGCGACCGGCGCCAAGGAAGAGCTGTCGTACCGGATCGAGGTGGGATCGTCCTGA
- a CDS encoding acyltransferase family protein — MQGQARLAAGQIEDGATRLSRSHSLDFLRGLAILGVVAIHVLQSFPSSIHAVDYAFMCGWTGVNVFYFVSAITMCLMWTRRVEANPTRKFYIRRVLRIAPLFWLAIPLYLVVNGTGPSANAPNGIGPLQVILTATFLHGFWPDSVNSVVPGDWSIAAEMTFYLVFPFVITAFGSRRHLYLALAIALHLVNVDLFKPWAFELFSAYYGPGNESFVWGTLHISFLNQLPVFLVGCALFFSLRDGVAKSDAAIYAAFMALSFMANRASGAHEFNYLMINLALGAGVAGCIRFAIRWQPIEALGRNSYSMYLSHFAVILGLRQIWPLADGLVSLLIVYAVTTALSYLVARATWHLVERHAQDLAHRLTSAAPDRSPLRPNTAATATGTS, encoded by the coding sequence ATGCAGGGGCAGGCCCGGTTGGCCGCCGGTCAAATCGAGGACGGTGCAACGCGCCTCAGTCGTTCCCACAGCCTCGACTTCCTGCGCGGTCTCGCCATCCTCGGCGTGGTGGCGATCCACGTTTTGCAGTCTTTTCCTTCGAGCATCCACGCCGTCGACTACGCCTTCATGTGCGGCTGGACCGGCGTCAACGTGTTCTATTTCGTCAGCGCCATCACGATGTGCCTGATGTGGACGCGGCGCGTTGAGGCGAACCCCACGCGCAAGTTCTACATCCGCCGTGTCTTGCGGATCGCGCCGCTGTTCTGGCTCGCAATCCCGCTCTACCTCGTCGTCAACGGCACGGGGCCCAGTGCCAACGCTCCCAACGGCATCGGCCCGCTGCAGGTGATCCTCACCGCGACTTTCCTGCACGGCTTCTGGCCTGACAGCGTCAACAGCGTCGTGCCGGGCGATTGGTCGATCGCCGCGGAGATGACTTTCTATCTCGTCTTCCCCTTCGTGATCACGGCATTCGGATCGCGCCGCCATCTCTATCTTGCGCTGGCGATCGCGCTGCATCTCGTCAATGTCGACCTGTTCAAGCCGTGGGCTTTCGAGCTGTTCTCGGCCTATTACGGACCGGGCAACGAATCCTTCGTCTGGGGCACGCTGCACATCAGCTTCCTGAACCAGTTGCCGGTCTTCCTCGTCGGCTGCGCGCTGTTCTTCTCGCTGCGCGACGGCGTTGCGAAGTCGGACGCCGCGATCTACGCCGCCTTCATGGCGCTGTCCTTCATGGCCAATCGCGCGTCCGGCGCGCATGAATTCAACTATCTGATGATCAACCTCGCGCTCGGCGCGGGTGTGGCCGGCTGCATCCGCTTCGCGATCCGCTGGCAGCCGATCGAGGCGCTCGGCCGCAATTCCTATTCGATGTATCTGTCGCACTTCGCGGTGATCCTTGGCCTGCGCCAGATCTGGCCGCTCGCCGACGGACTGGTCTCGCTGCTGATCGTCTATGCCGTCACGACGGCGCTCAGCTATCTCGTGGCGCGCGCGACATGGCACCTGGTCGAGCGGCACGCGCAGGATCTCGCGCATCGCCTGACCTCCGCCGCACCAGACCGCTCGCCCCTCCGGCCGAACACCGCCGCCACTGCGACGGGCACGTCCTGA
- a CDS encoding MBL fold metallo-hydrolase — MDVILLGTGGPRSDPRRMATTTLIRLGEENILFDAGRGVMVQLHKAGVALGAINTVFLTHHHFDHIGDLYDVMLNSWMHGRKDALRIYGPPDTERLVNTLVTQVYDKDIAWRDQGEPTFGGWKPVVATDIVPGPVLDTGRWKINAEIVSHGDGLDMAPAFLARWMCLGFRFEADGKVIAISGDTVPCPGLERLAQGADLLVQCCFLATPEINNEHLRRLAKFTIACGDTVGKVAARAGVKKLALTHHRPRTDDSMLNALLADVRRDYSGPVVLGEDLTRIEV; from the coding sequence ATGGACGTCATCCTGCTCGGCACCGGAGGCCCACGCTCGGACCCGCGCCGCATGGCGACGACCACGTTGATCAGGCTCGGCGAGGAGAACATCCTGTTCGACGCCGGCCGCGGCGTCATGGTGCAACTCCACAAGGCCGGCGTGGCGCTCGGCGCCATTAACACGGTCTTTCTTACGCATCACCATTTCGACCACATCGGCGACCTCTATGATGTGATGCTGAATTCGTGGATGCACGGGCGCAAGGACGCTTTGCGCATCTACGGTCCGCCCGATACCGAGCGGCTGGTCAACACGCTGGTCACGCAGGTCTACGACAAGGACATCGCCTGGCGCGATCAGGGCGAGCCGACCTTCGGCGGCTGGAAACCGGTCGTCGCAACCGACATCGTTCCCGGCCCCGTACTCGACACCGGCCGCTGGAAGATCAACGCCGAGATTGTCTCGCATGGCGACGGCCTCGACATGGCCCCGGCGTTCCTTGCGCGCTGGATGTGTCTCGGCTTCCGCTTCGAAGCGGACGGCAAGGTCATCGCGATTTCGGGCGACACAGTCCCCTGCCCCGGTCTCGAGCGGCTGGCACAGGGAGCCGACCTGCTGGTCCAGTGCTGTTTTCTCGCGACACCGGAAATCAACAACGAGCACCTCCGCCGGCTTGCGAAATTCACGATCGCCTGCGGCGATACGGTCGGCAAGGTCGCGGCCAGGGCCGGCGTCAAGAAGCTCGCGCTGACCCACCACCGGCCACGCACCGACGATTCCATGCTGAACGCACTGCTCGCGGACGTGCGACGAGACTATTCGGGCCCCGTCGTGCTCGGCGAAGACCTGACGCGGATCGAGGTCTGA
- a CDS encoding sterol desaturase family protein, translating to MQDFLHQLSHLISWKITLVGIALFLIRVVILTALENLNPAHVVEYRKVLPRDFLVALVFFFFVLPAADFLDRRIVYQPSLPEWISEWPLALRILLYLVLADFGHYWVHRWLHTPMLWPSHRWHHSPTYMYWLAGTRGSVIQQALVNIPYIVSAAFVEVAPWWLAWAILLKNVAQNDFMHINLWWGHRWLEWIIVTPRYHHIHHSVDPAHFRGNLAALFPVWDHLFGTFIDPDKVSRNLVFGTGESIAPIRLAIGI from the coding sequence ATGCAGGATTTTCTGCACCAGCTTTCGCACCTAATATCTTGGAAGATTACGTTAGTAGGCATCGCGCTCTTCTTAATTCGGGTGGTCATATTGACCGCTTTGGAAAACTTGAATCCAGCCCACGTTGTCGAGTATCGTAAAGTACTCCCCCGAGACTTCCTTGTTGCGCTCGTATTTTTCTTTTTTGTCTTACCAGCTGCGGATTTTCTCGATCGGCGGATCGTCTACCAGCCATCTCTGCCTGAATGGATATCCGAATGGCCGTTAGCGCTCCGAATCCTTCTGTACCTTGTTCTGGCGGACTTTGGACACTATTGGGTTCACCGATGGCTGCACACACCGATGTTATGGCCATCTCATCGGTGGCATCACTCACCGACGTACATGTATTGGCTGGCCGGTACACGGGGCTCCGTCATCCAGCAAGCCTTGGTCAATATCCCATACATTGTATCAGCTGCTTTCGTTGAAGTGGCCCCGTGGTGGCTTGCATGGGCAATTCTATTAAAGAACGTGGCCCAGAACGACTTCATGCATATTAACTTGTGGTGGGGTCATCGGTGGCTGGAGTGGATTATTGTGACGCCCCGCTATCATCACATTCATCATAGCGTCGACCCAGCTCATTTCCGCGGAAATCTGGCAGCACTGTTTCCAGTCTGGGACCACTTGTTTGGCACGTTCATTGATCCCGACAAAGTTTCGAGAAACCTCGTTTTCGGCACCGGTGAGTCAATTGCACCAATCCGCCTTGCTATCGGAATATAG
- a CDS encoding PDR/VanB family oxidoreductase, with amino-acid sequence MRFIETWIPATLLSTRDRAPGIREFLILPERFDGAAYPVGSHINVAVTIDGLPETRSYSLVGEATSRGLRIAVRRAEDSRGGSRYMWSLQPGARLDITQPASLLAVDWTRESYCLIAGGIGITPILGAAQALARRGADVTLHYAVRSRGEAAYLDDLAAMLGDRLIIHASDESSRLDLDALFASLPRGVLALFCGPMRMLDAARHAWIGAGHPLPDLRYETFGSSGTLPTETFRVRLKDSDVELEIPRERSMLDVLNASGHDVIYDCKRGECGLCAIDVVAVDGEIDHRDVFFSDHQKESNQKICACVSRARGTITVDTLLRADAV; translated from the coding sequence ATGCGCTTTATCGAAACCTGGATTCCGGCCACGCTTCTCTCGACGCGCGACCGCGCGCCCGGCATCCGCGAATTCCTGATCCTGCCGGAGCGGTTCGACGGCGCGGCCTATCCGGTTGGCAGCCACATCAATGTCGCCGTCACCATCGACGGCCTGCCGGAGACGCGATCCTATTCGCTGGTCGGTGAAGCCACCTCGCGTGGCCTCAGGATTGCGGTGCGCCGCGCCGAGGATTCCCGCGGCGGCTCGCGCTACATGTGGTCTCTGCAGCCGGGCGCGCGGCTCGACATCACCCAGCCCGCCTCGCTGCTCGCGGTCGATTGGACGCGCGAAAGCTACTGCCTGATCGCCGGCGGCATCGGCATCACGCCGATCCTCGGCGCCGCGCAGGCGCTGGCGCGGCGCGGCGCCGACGTCACGCTGCATTATGCGGTGCGCTCGCGCGGCGAGGCCGCCTATCTCGACGACCTCGCAGCGATGCTCGGCGACCGCCTGATAATCCATGCCAGCGACGAAAGCAGCCGGCTCGATCTCGACGCCCTGTTTGCTTCGCTTCCGCGAGGTGTGCTGGCGCTGTTCTGCGGCCCGATGCGGATGCTGGATGCCGCGCGCCATGCCTGGATCGGTGCCGGTCATCCGCTCCCCGATCTCCGCTACGAGACCTTCGGCTCCAGCGGCACGCTCCCGACCGAGACGTTTCGCGTGCGCCTGAAGGACTCCGACGTCGAACTCGAAATCCCCCGAGAGCGCTCGATGCTGGATGTGCTCAACGCCAGCGGACACGACGTGATATACGATTGCAAACGCGGCGAATGCGGCCTCTGCGCCATCGACGTCGTGGCCGTCGACGGCGAGATCGACCATCGCGACGTCTTCTTCAGCGATCACCAGAAAGAGAGCAACCAGAAGA
- a CDS encoding aromatic ring-hydroxylating dioxygenase subunit alpha, with the protein MTKPFPMNAWYAAAWDAEVKPALLPRTICGKHVVMYRKADGAVAALEDACWHRLVPLSKGRLEGDTVVCGYHGLKYNAQGRCTFMPSQETINPSACVRAYPVVERHRYVWLWMGDPALADPALVPDMHWNHDPAWAGDGKTIHVNCDYRLVLDNLMDLTHETFVHGSSIGNDAVAEAPFDVTHGEKTVTVTRWMRGIEPPPFWAKQLGKSGLVDRWQIIRFEAPCTIAIDVGVAPTGTGAPEGDRSQGVNGFVLNTVTPETEKTCHYFWAFVRNYRIGEQRITTEIREGVSGIFREDELILEAQQRAMDENPDRIFYNLNIDAGAMWSRKLIDKMVAKETAPQRLQAAE; encoded by the coding sequence GTGACAAAACCTTTCCCCATGAACGCCTGGTACGCCGCGGCCTGGGACGCGGAGGTGAAGCCGGCGCTGTTGCCGCGGACGATCTGCGGCAAGCACGTCGTGATGTACCGCAAGGCCGACGGCGCGGTGGCCGCGCTGGAAGATGCCTGCTGGCATCGGCTGGTGCCGCTGTCGAAGGGCCGGCTCGAGGGCGACACCGTCGTCTGCGGCTATCACGGCCTGAAATACAATGCGCAGGGCCGCTGCACCTTCATGCCCTCGCAGGAGACCATCAACCCGTCGGCCTGCGTCCGGGCCTATCCCGTGGTCGAGCGCCACCGCTACGTCTGGCTCTGGATGGGCGATCCCGCGCTGGCGGACCCCGCGCTCGTCCCTGACATGCACTGGAATCACGATCCGGCCTGGGCCGGCGACGGCAAGACCATCCACGTCAATTGCGACTATCGCCTCGTGCTCGACAATCTCATGGACCTCACCCACGAGACCTTCGTGCACGGCTCCTCCATCGGCAACGACGCGGTCGCCGAAGCGCCGTTCGACGTCACCCATGGCGAGAAGACCGTGACGGTGACGCGCTGGATGCGCGGCATCGAGCCGCCGCCGTTCTGGGCCAAGCAGCTCGGCAAGTCCGGTCTCGTCGACCGCTGGCAGATCATCCGTTTCGAAGCGCCGTGCACCATCGCCATCGACGTCGGCGTCGCGCCAACGGGCACCGGCGCGCCGGAAGGCGACCGCTCGCAGGGCGTCAACGGCTTCGTGCTCAACACCGTCACGCCGGAAACCGAGAAGACCTGTCACTATTTCTGGGCCTTCGTCCGCAATTACCGGATCGGCGAGCAGCGCATCACCACCGAGATCCGCGAAGGCGTCTCCGGCATCTTCCGCGAGGACGAGCTGATCCTCGAAGCGCAGCAGCGGGCGATGGACGAGAACCCGGATCGCATCTTCTACAATCTCAACATCGACGCCGGCGCGATGTGGTCGCGCAAGCTGATCGACAAGATGGTCGCAAAGGAAACCGCGCCGCAGCGCCTCCAGGCCGCGGAGTAA
- a CDS encoding response regulator transcription factor: MNVRSQDSALRGDLNFQAGSQAHRTSNNVTDSALQELRPAGRERLIVVEDDPVTRTMLVGYFSENNFDVVGAGSCAECRQALRARTDLVFLDVQLPDGDGFELAKEIQATSNAGIIFVTRRDTDVDRILGLEIAGDHYVTKPINLRDLLARARSVLRRRSIDRKAARNHNSIAFGDWIIDLTRRELLGSDGKPVALTRAEFDLLAALVGADGRPLSRDYLIEVVSNRQAEVDIRTVDALVARLRRKLVGSGTPVIATVTGVGYKLALSERL; encoded by the coding sequence GTGAATGTTCGTTCACAGGACAGCGCGCTGCGCGGCGACTTGAATTTTCAGGCCGGGTCGCAAGCACACAGGACATCCAACAACGTGACTGATTCCGCACTTCAGGAATTGCGTCCCGCTGGCCGCGAGCGGCTGATCGTCGTCGAAGACGATCCAGTGACGCGCACGATGCTGGTCGGTTATTTCAGCGAGAACAATTTCGACGTGGTCGGTGCCGGCTCATGCGCGGAATGCCGCCAGGCGCTGCGTGCGCGCACCGATCTCGTCTTCCTCGACGTGCAGTTGCCCGACGGCGACGGCTTCGAGCTCGCCAAGGAGATCCAGGCGACCAGCAACGCGGGCATCATCTTCGTGACCCGCCGCGACACAGACGTCGATCGCATCCTCGGCCTCGAGATCGCCGGCGACCATTACGTCACCAAGCCGATCAATCTGCGCGACCTGCTCGCGCGCGCACGCAGTGTGCTGCGGCGCCGCTCGATCGACCGCAAGGCGGCGCGCAATCACAATTCGATCGCCTTCGGCGACTGGATTATCGACCTGACGCGGCGCGAGCTGCTCGGCAGCGACGGCAAGCCGGTGGCGCTGACGCGCGCCGAATTCGACCTGCTGGCCGCGCTGGTCGGTGCCGACGGCAGGCCGCTCAGCCGCGACTATTTGATCGAGGTCGTCAGTAACCGCCAGGCCGAGGTCGACATCCGCACCGTGGATGCGCTGGTGGCGCGGTTGCGCCGCAAGCTCGTCGGCAGCGGCACGCCCGTGATCGCGACCGTCACCGGCGTCGGCTACAAGCTCGCGCTCAGCGAGCGGCTCTAG